Proteins from one Sordaria macrospora chromosome 1, complete sequence genomic window:
- a CDS encoding mitochondrial 37S ribosomal protein uS8m, protein MGIRHITDMCSHLQNASRARLGLTSLPNTKYNLALALALHRAGFIASVTRGGPHPPTPEALLTHEPEPVTSANVATRRLWVGLKYWNEQPVLKELKPVSKPSRLVTASLEELNRVARGFPAGYMKGLQLGECLFVGTDRGVLEVREAVERKVGGLVLCKVK, encoded by the coding sequence ATGGGCATCCGCCACATCACCGACATGTGCTCGCACCTTCAAAACGCCTCGCGCGCTCGCCTGGGTCTCACCTCCCTGCCCAACACCAAATACAACCTGGCCTTGGCCCTGGCCCTGCACCGCGCCGGTTTCATCGCCTCCGTGACCCGCGGCGGCCCGCACCCTCCTACCCCGGAAGCGCTGCTGACGCACGAGCCCGAGCCCGTCACCTCGGCCAACGTGGCCACGCGTCGGTTGTGGGTGGGACTCAAGTACTGGAACGAGCAGCCGGTGCTGAAGGAGCTGAAGCCGGTTTCGAAGCCGTCGCGCCTAGTGACCGCGAGCTTGGAAGAGCTGAACCGCGTGGCGAGGGGGTTTCCCGCGGGATATATGAAGGGGTTGCAGCTGGGAGAGTGTCTGTTTGTGGGCACTGATAGAGGCGTGTTGGAGGTTagggaggcggtggagaggAAAGTTGGTGGGTTGGTTTTGTGCAAGGTAAAATAG